In Desulfuromonas sp. KJ2020, a single window of DNA contains:
- a CDS encoding vitamin B12-dependent ribonucleotide reductase, whose translation MKKQPASSHLPLSKNALTVLERRYLKRNSDGKALESPSDMFHRVADAIAAAETRLKSSVKADELAKKFYDLMTSLDFLPNSPTLMNAGRELGQLSACFVLPVGDSMESIFEAIKQTALIHKSGGGTGFSFSRVRPANDVVLSTKGVSSGPLSFMKVFDAATETIKQGGTRRGANMGIMRVDHPDIMDFIMAKRDQKVLTNFNISVGLTEAFMEAVENGGEYEIINPRSKDVVKKMDARKVFEHIVEMAWTNGEPGIIFLDRLNRDNPTPQVGEIEATNPCGEQPLLPYESCNLGSINLSHMVDKGKMDWKKLGDVVKTATRFLDNVIEVNTYPLKEIEEMTKANRKIGLGVMGWADMLILLGIPYNSAEAVALGEKVMQFITTESRQVSRQLAEERGAFANFKGSLYDQKGEPPLRNATCTTIAPTGTISIIANASSGIEPLFAVSYVRQVLDNDILVEVHPLFEKIAKERGFYTPELMKLIAEHGTIQDFKQIPEDVRRVFVTAHDITPEDHIAMQAAFQKYTDNAVSKTVNFPHTASREDVSQVYRMAYHQGCKGVTIYRDGSRDQQVLSVGKKDEKGAEETIPMESHKGSRKKERPRALRGATYQMETGCGPLYVTINEDSNGLFELFTTMGKAGGCAASQCEAIGRLVSLAWRSGVQARQAVKQLIGITCHKPAGFGENRITSCADAVAKAIQMHTLTEGEEAAQLVINGGACPECGGPVEHEGGCSVCHACGYSECA comes from the coding sequence ATGAAGAAACAGCCCGCCAGCAGCCATCTGCCCCTCTCCAAAAATGCCCTCACCGTACTGGAAAGACGCTACCTGAAACGAAACAGCGACGGCAAGGCGCTTGAGTCGCCGTCCGACATGTTTCACCGGGTCGCCGACGCCATCGCTGCGGCCGAAACGCGTCTAAAGTCGAGCGTCAAGGCGGATGAACTGGCCAAGAAATTCTACGATTTGATGACATCCCTCGACTTTCTCCCCAACTCTCCCACGCTGATGAACGCCGGACGAGAACTGGGTCAGCTCTCCGCCTGCTTCGTCCTGCCCGTCGGTGACTCGATGGAGAGCATCTTCGAGGCCATCAAGCAGACGGCCCTGATCCACAAGAGCGGCGGCGGCACCGGCTTTTCCTTTTCCCGCGTTCGCCCGGCCAATGACGTCGTGCTGTCGACCAAAGGAGTTTCTTCCGGTCCCCTCTCTTTCATGAAGGTGTTCGATGCAGCCACCGAGACCATCAAGCAGGGCGGTACCCGCCGCGGCGCCAACATGGGGATCATGCGGGTCGACCATCCCGACATCATGGATTTCATCATGGCCAAGCGGGACCAGAAGGTGCTCACCAATTTCAATATCTCCGTCGGCTTGACCGAAGCCTTCATGGAAGCAGTTGAAAACGGTGGGGAATACGAGATTATCAACCCCCGCAGCAAAGATGTGGTCAAGAAAATGGATGCCCGCAAGGTGTTCGAACACATCGTCGAAATGGCCTGGACCAACGGTGAACCGGGGATCATCTTTCTCGACCGCCTCAACCGGGACAACCCCACTCCCCAGGTCGGAGAGATCGAGGCAACCAACCCCTGTGGCGAACAGCCCCTGCTCCCCTACGAATCCTGCAACCTCGGCTCCATCAACCTCAGTCACATGGTTGACAAGGGCAAGATGGACTGGAAAAAACTCGGCGACGTCGTCAAAACCGCGACCCGCTTCCTCGACAACGTGATCGAGGTCAACACCTACCCCCTCAAGGAAATCGAGGAGATGACCAAGGCCAATCGCAAGATCGGCCTCGGGGTCATGGGCTGGGCCGACATGCTCATCCTGCTCGGCATCCCTTACAACAGTGCGGAAGCTGTGGCGCTGGGGGAAAAGGTCATGCAGTTCATTACGACCGAGTCTCGTCAGGTCTCCCGCCAGCTCGCCGAGGAGCGTGGCGCCTTCGCCAACTTCAAGGGGAGCCTGTACGACCAGAAGGGGGAGCCGCCGCTGCGCAACGCCACCTGTACAACCATCGCCCCGACGGGCACCATCTCGATTATCGCCAATGCCTCCAGCGGCATCGAGCCCCTGTTCGCAGTCTCCTATGTGCGCCAGGTGCTGGACAACGACATCCTGGTGGAGGTGCATCCTCTATTTGAAAAGATCGCCAAGGAGCGTGGGTTCTACACACCGGAACTGATGAAGCTCATTGCCGAGCACGGTACCATCCAGGACTTCAAACAGATCCCCGAGGATGTGCGCCGCGTCTTTGTCACCGCCCACGATATTACCCCTGAAGACCATATCGCCATGCAGGCGGCTTTCCAGAAATACACTGACAACGCCGTCTCCAAAACGGTCAATTTCCCCCACACCGCCAGCCGGGAGGATGTGTCGCAGGTGTATCGCATGGCCTATCACCAGGGCTGCAAAGGGGTCACCATCTACCGTGACGGCTCCCGCGACCAGCAGGTACTCTCGGTGGGCAAAAAGGATGAAAAGGGCGCCGAAGAGACCATTCCCATGGAGAGCCACAAGGGCAGCCGCAAAAAGGAGCGGCCCCGGGCCCTGCGCGGCGCCACCTACCAGATGGAGACCGGCTGCGGACCGCTCTATGTCACCATCAACGAGGACAGCAACGGTCTCTTCGAACTCTTCACCACCATGGGCAAGGCCGGCGGCTGTGCCGCGTCCCAGTGCGAAGCCATTGGGCGTCTCGTCTCTCTCGCCTGGCGCAGCGGCGTCCAGGCCCGCCAGGCCGTCAAGCAACTCATCGGCATCACCTGCCACAAACCGGCCGGCTTCGGTGAAAACCGCATCACCTCCTGCGCCGACGCCGTGGCCAAGGCGATCCAGATGCACACTCTGACCGAAGGGGAAGAGGCAGCTCAGCTGGTCATCAACGGCGGCGCCTGCCCCGAATGCGGTGGCCCGGTGGAACACGAGGGCGGCTGCAGCGTTTGTCACGCCTGTGGTTATTCTGAATGCGCCTAA
- a CDS encoding MFS transporter encodes MNEASRRKAWFSWCLYDWANSAYATVILAAVLPVYFVSLVPVEGARLSLFGWTHNMPASALWGYAVSLSMLLVAISAPFLGAHADRSASRRHWLIFFCLIGSVATALLFWASSGRYLLAAGLFVIANTGFAAGNIFYNAFLPALAEGNDVDRLSARGFASGYIGGGLVLLVVFVMIQFHGVFGFADAGAASRAGFLLTGLWWLLFSLPMFHYVREDVFVHEPQPMLQGFRDYVKTFAEIRRYRDLLLFLVAFLFYNDGIQTIIVVSAIFGREELGLSQGTILGAFLMIQFVAMPGSLLFGRLAERFGPKRSVLASLFLFAGVTIYAFFMAAAYEFWILGFVVALILGGSQAISRSLFASLIPTGKSAEFFGFYAISGKFASIFGPMIFALIADLTGSTRHAILALIVFFVVGIVLLLRVDIERGRQLARSTR; translated from the coding sequence ATGAATGAAGCATCCCGCCGCAAAGCCTGGTTCAGCTGGTGCCTGTATGACTGGGCCAACTCCGCCTATGCCACGGTTATCCTGGCCGCCGTGCTGCCGGTCTATTTTGTCTCCCTGGTGCCGGTCGAAGGCGCCCGCCTCAGCCTTTTCGGCTGGACGCACAACATGCCGGCTTCAGCCTTGTGGGGATATGCCGTTTCCCTGTCCATGCTGCTGGTGGCCATCTCGGCCCCTTTTCTCGGCGCTCATGCCGACCGTAGCGCCTCCAGGCGCCACTGGCTCATCTTCTTCTGCCTGATCGGCTCCGTGGCTACCGCCCTCCTCTTTTGGGCCTCCTCCGGGCGCTACCTGTTGGCCGCGGGGTTGTTCGTTATCGCCAACACCGGCTTTGCCGCCGGCAACATTTTCTACAATGCTTTTTTGCCGGCCCTTGCGGAGGGAAACGACGTCGATCGCCTGTCGGCGCGGGGATTTGCTTCAGGGTATATCGGTGGGGGGCTCGTGCTGCTGGTCGTCTTTGTGATGATCCAGTTTCACGGGGTTTTCGGTTTTGCCGATGCGGGGGCGGCCAGCCGGGCTGGGTTTCTACTGACAGGTCTGTGGTGGCTGCTGTTCTCTCTGCCTATGTTTCACTATGTACGCGAAGACGTCTTCGTCCATGAACCGCAGCCGATGCTGCAGGGGTTTCGGGATTACGTCAAAACCTTTGCCGAAATCCGTCGTTACCGGGATTTGCTGCTCTTTCTGGTGGCTTTCCTTTTCTACAATGACGGCATCCAGACCATCATCGTCGTCTCGGCCATTTTCGGCCGAGAAGAACTGGGCTTGAGCCAGGGTACCATTCTGGGGGCCTTTCTCATGATCCAGTTCGTAGCCATGCCCGGTAGCCTGCTCTTTGGCCGGCTGGCCGAACGTTTCGGCCCTAAACGGTCCGTACTGGCAAGCCTCTTTCTTTTTGCCGGCGTCACCATCTATGCCTTCTTCATGGCGGCAGCCTATGAATTCTGGATTCTGGGGTTTGTGGTGGCCCTGATTCTCGGCGGCAGTCAGGCCATCAGCCGCTCTCTTTTCGCCTCCTTGATCCCCACAGGCAAAAGCGCCGAATTTTTCGGATTTTATGCCATCAGCGGCAAATTTGCCTCCATTTTCGGCCCCATGATCTTCGCCCTGATTGCCGACCTCACCGGCTCGACGCGTCATGCCATTCTGGCCCTGATCGTCTTTTTTGTGGTGGGAATCGTCCTGCTGCTACGGGTAGATATCGAAAGAGGCCGCCAGTTGGCCCGTAGTACCCGTTAG
- the tsaD gene encoding tRNA (adenosine(37)-N6)-threonylcarbamoyltransferase complex transferase subunit TsaD, which translates to MLVLAIESSCDETSAAVVRHGREVLSNVIASQVDIHARYGGVVPELASRKHVEAISVVIDEALEKARVSLMEIEGIAVTRGPGLVGALLVGLSVAKAMAFARGIPMVGVHHIEGHILSPLLEQEIDFPFLALAVSGGHTHLYRVDGIGRYTVLGRTLDDAAGEAFDKVAKLLGLGYPGGQVIDRLAAEGDPEAILFPRPLLHQKNLDFSFSGIKTAVLNHVRHLKSQVDEATLRNIAAGFQTAVVEVLTRKTLRAAEEHGLSRIVVAGGVACNRGLRQSFQKEGVEKGFEVFFPSPGLCGDNAAMLAVAGNAYLESGCRGTLDLNAVASWPLDQAGLLSGD; encoded by the coding sequence ATGCTTGTACTCGCCATTGAATCTTCCTGCGATGAAACATCCGCCGCCGTGGTGCGCCATGGCCGCGAGGTTTTATCCAATGTCATCGCCTCCCAGGTCGATATCCACGCGCGCTATGGCGGGGTCGTTCCCGAACTGGCCTCGCGCAAGCACGTCGAGGCCATCTCCGTGGTTATTGACGAGGCTTTGGAAAAAGCCCGGGTTTCCCTGATGGAGATTGAGGGGATTGCCGTTACCCGCGGTCCCGGCCTCGTGGGCGCCCTGCTGGTCGGTCTTTCCGTGGCCAAGGCCATGGCTTTTGCCCGCGGCATTCCCATGGTGGGGGTTCACCATATTGAGGGGCACATTCTTTCGCCCCTGCTGGAGCAGGAAATCGATTTTCCTTTTCTCGCGCTGGCTGTATCCGGGGGGCATACCCACCTTTATAGGGTCGACGGCATCGGTCGCTATACTGTGCTAGGCAGGACCCTCGATGACGCTGCCGGCGAGGCCTTTGACAAGGTGGCCAAGCTGCTGGGATTGGGGTATCCCGGCGGTCAGGTCATCGACCGGCTGGCAGCCGAGGGCGACCCCGAGGCCATCCTTTTCCCGCGCCCCCTCCTGCACCAGAAAAATCTCGATTTCAGCTTCAGCGGCATCAAGACGGCTGTGCTGAATCACGTTCGCCACCTGAAATCGCAGGTGGATGAAGCGACTTTGCGAAATATCGCCGCCGGGTTCCAGACCGCCGTTGTCGAGGTTCTCACCCGCAAGACCCTGCGGGCGGCAGAAGAACACGGACTCTCGCGCATCGTCGTCGCCGGTGGGGTCGCCTGCAACCGGGGGCTGCGCCAATCCTTTCAAAAAGAGGGTGTGGAAAAAGGTTTCGAGGTGTTTTTCCCTTCGCCGGGTCTCTGCGGCGACAACGCCGCCATGCTGGCCGTCGCCGGCAATGCCTACTTGGAGTCCGGGTGCAGGGGGACCCTCGATCTCAACGCTGTCGCCAGTTGGCCCCTGGATCAGGCCGGCCTGCTTTCTGGAGATTGA
- a CDS encoding aminotransferase class V-fold PLP-dependent enzyme yields MALYLDNAATSFPKPESVYRAVEQTMRTIGASPGRGGYQLAVEASRLVYETRVALADLFAIEDSSRIAFTANATEAINLALFGLLKAGDRVVTSGMEHNAVARPLFALQEMGVQVVQVPADSQGFIDPEDVKKACREKTRLVILNHCSNVTGTLQPIEEIGPWCRKEGILFMVDAAQSAGLFALNVSALAIDLLAVPGHKGLYGPQGTGFLYVHPGLNLKPLLYGGTGNASHSLSQPESMPEHLESGTVNTPGLAGLKAGVEFIAETGIEAIRTHERTLLQRLMDGLRQVKGVELYGPRDFRYHGGAVSFNLIGRDPAEVGFLLDHEHQICCRVGLHCAPAAHRTIGTFPRGTVRVSPGFFNTVDDIDCFLTAVDAILSRPEA; encoded by the coding sequence ATGGCTTTGTATCTGGACAACGCAGCGACTTCCTTTCCCAAGCCCGAGTCGGTTTATCGTGCCGTTGAACAGACCATGCGCACCATCGGGGCCAGCCCGGGCCGGGGAGGGTATCAATTGGCCGTAGAGGCCAGTCGCCTGGTCTATGAAACGCGCGTCGCCCTGGCCGACCTTTTTGCCATTGAAGACTCTTCCCGTATCGCTTTTACGGCCAACGCAACCGAAGCCATCAACCTGGCGCTTTTCGGCCTGCTCAAGGCCGGGGACCGGGTTGTTACCTCTGGCATGGAACACAACGCCGTGGCGCGGCCTCTTTTTGCCCTGCAGGAAATGGGCGTCCAAGTCGTCCAGGTTCCGGCCGATTCGCAGGGATTCATCGATCCCGAGGACGTCAAGAAGGCCTGTCGGGAAAAAACGCGACTGGTCATTCTCAATCATTGTTCCAACGTCACGGGAACCCTGCAGCCCATTGAAGAGATTGGCCCCTGGTGCCGCAAGGAAGGTATCCTCTTTATGGTCGATGCCGCCCAGAGCGCCGGCCTGTTTGCCCTCAATGTCTCTGCCCTCGCCATCGACCTGTTGGCGGTCCCCGGACACAAAGGCCTGTATGGTCCCCAGGGTACGGGTTTCCTGTACGTCCATCCTGGTTTGAACCTCAAGCCCCTTCTTTACGGAGGGACCGGCAATGCCTCCCATTCCCTGAGCCAGCCCGAATCGATGCCCGAACATCTGGAAAGCGGAACGGTCAACACCCCGGGACTGGCCGGACTCAAGGCGGGCGTCGAATTTATCGCCGAAACGGGAATCGAAGCCATTCGCACTCACGAAAGAACCTTGCTGCAACGCCTGATGGATGGCCTCCGGCAAGTAAAAGGCGTCGAACTGTACGGGCCACGGGATTTCCGCTATCATGGCGGTGCCGTTTCCTTTAATCTGATCGGGCGGGATCCGGCCGAAGTCGGTTTTCTGCTCGATCACGAGCACCAGATCTGCTGCCGGGTCGGCCTGCACTGCGCGCCTGCCGCGCATCGAACCATCGGCACCTTCCCGCGGGGGACCGTGCGCGTGAGCCCCGGTTTTTTCAACACAGTTGACGATATCGATTGTTTTCTCACGGCGGTGGATGCCATTCTGTCACGCCCCGAGGCCTGA
- the mnmA gene encoding tRNA 2-thiouridine(34) synthase MnmA, protein MKHRKKVIVAMSGGVDSSVTAALLQEQGYDVAGLNMRLWKEEENSAPETGNGKGAPDHAADVRRVAEALDIPLTVLDLRDKFYRRIVEPFCQTYFAGQTPNPCILCNQTLKFGLLLEKARELGGDFLATGHYARILQEGDRYVLAKGKNLHKDQSYFLFTLTQQQLGQVLFPLGEMDKARVREHAARFQLPVAQKAESQDICFIPDGDYVSFLERRGLPDHPEGEIVHLNGQVLGRHQGTFRYTIGQRRGLGIAWPEPLYVLKIDAPASRVIVGERIHLAVSELTLQGTIWNIPVPPEPLRARCRIRYRHREAKALITPGPDGQSRVLFEEPQQGVTPGQAAVFFDDDRILGGGWIL, encoded by the coding sequence ATGAAACATCGGAAAAAAGTTATCGTCGCCATGAGCGGGGGGGTGGATTCCTCCGTTACCGCCGCGCTGCTCCAGGAGCAGGGGTATGACGTGGCCGGCCTGAATATGCGGCTGTGGAAAGAAGAGGAGAATTCCGCTCCTGAGACCGGAAACGGCAAGGGGGCCCCGGATCATGCCGCCGATGTGCGGCGGGTGGCGGAGGCGCTGGATATCCCCTTGACCGTTCTCGATTTGCGCGACAAATTCTATCGCCGCATTGTCGAGCCTTTCTGCCAGACCTATTTCGCCGGTCAGACCCCCAATCCCTGTATCCTCTGCAACCAGACCCTCAAGTTCGGCCTGCTGCTGGAAAAGGCCCGGGAGTTGGGGGGGGATTTTCTGGCGACGGGGCACTATGCCCGCATCCTGCAGGAAGGCGACCGCTATGTGCTGGCAAAGGGCAAAAACCTGCATAAAGACCAGAGCTACTTTCTTTTCACCTTGACGCAGCAGCAGCTTGGCCAGGTTCTTTTTCCGTTGGGGGAAATGGACAAGGCGAGGGTACGGGAGCACGCCGCCCGTTTCCAGCTGCCCGTGGCTCAAAAGGCCGAGAGCCAGGATATCTGCTTCATCCCGGACGGGGATTACGTCTCCTTTCTCGAACGGCGCGGGCTCCCCGACCACCCGGAAGGGGAGATTGTCCATCTTAACGGCCAGGTTCTCGGCCGGCATCAGGGCACCTTTCGCTATACTATCGGCCAGCGGCGCGGTCTTGGCATCGCCTGGCCCGAACCGCTCTACGTCCTTAAAATCGACGCACCGGCTTCCCGCGTTATCGTGGGGGAGCGAATTCATCTCGCGGTCAGCGAACTGACCCTGCAGGGAACCATCTGGAATATCCCCGTGCCGCCAGAACCCCTGCGGGCCCGCTGCCGCATCCGGTACCGTCACCGGGAGGCCAAGGCTCTCATCACCCCGGGACCGGATGGCCAGTCCAGGGTCCTTTTCGAGGAACCGCAGCAGGGCGTCACTCCGGGGCAGGCCGCGGTCTTTTTTGACGACGACCGGATTCTCGGCGGAGGCTGGATCCTATGA
- a CDS encoding PhoH family protein — protein sequence MKKTFILDTNVLLHDPQAIFKFEDNDVIVPITVIEEIDNFKKDLSETGRNARQISRILDSFRQKAPLVDGVPLEGGGILKVELYTDGSMKLLPPELRADRGDNRILAVAMDMKKQCSCPVIFVTKDTNLRIKADAIGLRAEDYESDKVSIEELYSGTAQVVVNKDEVDRFYGQGYLDFSGPYYPNQGITLAEASNPSHTAIGRYNAKMERLNPLVRPPKDGVWGILPRNREQQFALDLLLDDDIQLVTLVGKAGTGKTLLAIAAGLFKSADEGSFSRLLVSRPVFPMGKDLGFLPGDVEEKLAPWMQPIFDNVELLLGAVEERGKRKRGYKELVDMGLMEIEPLTYIRGRSIPKQYMIVDEAQNLTPHEIKTIITRAGEGTKIVLTGDPYQIDNPYVDSSSNGLTYTVEKFKGQEIAGHVTLTKGERSQLAELAANLL from the coding sequence ATGAAAAAGACCTTCATCCTCGACACCAACGTGCTTCTCCATGATCCTCAGGCTATTTTTAAATTTGAAGACAATGACGTCATCGTCCCTATCACGGTCATCGAGGAGATCGATAATTTCAAAAAAGATCTCAGTGAGACCGGGCGCAATGCGCGCCAGATTTCCCGTATTCTCGACTCCTTTCGGCAAAAGGCTCCCCTGGTCGACGGCGTACCCCTTGAAGGCGGTGGCATCCTCAAGGTGGAACTCTACACTGACGGCTCGATGAAACTCCTGCCGCCCGAACTGCGGGCGGATCGTGGTGACAACCGAATTCTGGCTGTCGCCATGGACATGAAAAAGCAGTGTTCCTGTCCGGTTATCTTTGTCACCAAGGACACCAACCTGCGCATCAAAGCCGATGCCATCGGTCTGCGGGCCGAGGATTACGAGTCGGATAAGGTCTCCATCGAGGAACTCTATTCGGGCACCGCCCAGGTTGTGGTCAACAAGGACGAGGTCGACCGCTTCTACGGTCAGGGCTACCTTGATTTTTCGGGACCCTATTATCCCAACCAGGGCATCACCCTGGCAGAGGCGTCCAATCCTTCCCATACCGCCATTGGTCGCTACAACGCCAAGATGGAACGCCTCAATCCCCTGGTTCGCCCTCCTAAGGACGGCGTTTGGGGCATTCTGCCTCGTAATCGGGAGCAGCAGTTCGCTCTGGACCTGTTGCTCGATGACGACATCCAGTTGGTGACCCTGGTCGGTAAGGCTGGCACTGGCAAAACCCTGCTGGCCATTGCCGCCGGCCTGTTCAAGTCCGCCGATGAAGGATCCTTCAGCCGGCTGCTGGTGTCGCGTCCTGTTTTTCCCATGGGGAAGGATCTCGGTTTTCTGCCGGGCGATGTCGAAGAAAAGCTGGCGCCCTGGATGCAGCCCATTTTCGACAACGTCGAACTGCTGCTGGGGGCGGTGGAGGAGCGTGGCAAGCGCAAAAGGGGCTACAAGGAACTCGTCGACATGGGGCTGATGGAGATCGAACCCCTGACCTATATCCGCGGCCGTTCCATCCCCAAGCAGTACATGATCGTCGACGAGGCCCAGAACCTGACTCCCCACGAAATAAAAACCATCATCACGCGGGCCGGGGAGGGGACCAAGATCGTCCTTACCGGTGACCCGTACCAGATCGACAATCCCTATGTCGATTCGTCCAGCAATGGCCTGACCTACACGGTTGAAAAATTCAAGGGCCAGGAAATTGCCGGGCATGTCACCCTGACCAAGGGGGAACGCTCCCAGTTGGCCGAATTGGCGGCCAACCTGCTGTAG
- a CDS encoding diguanylate cyclase has translation MKGWMEGLKSTAASNRQLQELFKASQVALSPQDLDELLAKLLRIGMESLSMPAGSIALYEEETRQLVLHAHRGLSPQFVARDRWVVEEGDVTQRILQRGEVFVIEDTQMAFSVTPWPLEKEGIRSLVASPLKCRNKVVGIFYLDDFEPRQIHDSQIQIFSIIASFAALCIDNAQIRAQADFFTRTDPLTRLYNQSQFKSLFQQELSRSQYYGFPFSLIHFDLDDFRRFNDSFGHSNGDIVLKTVARLLRESFREFDTLFRYGGEEFIAILPETPLEEALKLAQNGCQLISQKSHRDLPISAAGPVTASAAVVSFPKDGKNLNTLLRHLDALLFLHRDVPGQVHILPDDAVEI, from the coding sequence ATGAAAGGATGGATGGAAGGTCTGAAGTCAACGGCGGCCAGTAACCGGCAACTACAGGAACTTTTCAAGGCGTCCCAGGTGGCTTTGTCGCCACAGGACCTTGACGAACTGCTGGCCAAACTGCTGCGCATCGGTATGGAAAGCCTCTCCATGCCGGCCGGGAGCATCGCCCTGTATGAGGAGGAGACCCGGCAGCTGGTTCTGCACGCGCACCGAGGGTTGAGCCCTCAATTTGTGGCCCGCGACCGTTGGGTGGTTGAAGAGGGGGATGTCACCCAGAGAATACTCCAGCGGGGCGAAGTTTTCGTCATTGAAGATACACAGATGGCCTTTTCGGTGACACCCTGGCCTTTGGAAAAAGAGGGCATTCGTTCCCTGGTGGCTTCTCCCCTTAAATGCCGTAACAAAGTAGTCGGCATATTTTATCTGGACGATTTCGAGCCTCGTCAGATTCACGACTCTCAGATCCAGATATTTTCCATCATTGCCTCTTTTGCCGCTCTCTGTATAGACAATGCGCAAATCCGAGCCCAGGCCGACTTTTTTACCCGCACCGACCCCCTGACGCGTCTGTATAATCAAAGTCAATTCAAATCTCTTTTCCAACAGGAACTCTCACGTTCCCAGTATTATGGCTTTCCCTTTTCTCTCATCCATTTCGATCTGGATGACTTCAGGCGCTTCAATGACAGTTTCGGTCATTCAAACGGCGATATCGTCCTTAAAACGGTAGCCCGCCTGCTCAGGGAATCTTTTCGGGAATTCGATACCCTTTTTCGCTATGGCGGAGAGGAGTTCATCGCGATTTTGCCAGAGACTCCGCTGGAAGAGGCTCTAAAACTTGCCCAGAACGGGTGCCAGCTTATTTCGCAGAAGTCCCATCGGGATCTGCCTATTTCCGCCGCCGGTCCGGTAACGGCCAGCGCCGCCGTGGTCTCTTTTCCCAAAGACGGTAAAAATCTCAACACGTTGTTGCGCCATCTGGATGCGCTTCTGTTCCTCCACCGCGATGTCCCAGGTCAGGTCCATATCCTGCCCGACGACGCCGTCGAGATCTGA
- the mtaB gene encoding tRNA (N(6)-L-threonylcarbamoyladenosine(37)-C(2))-methylthiotransferase MtaB encodes MNGRVSLTTLGCKTNQFESAAMEEHLRRAGYEVVPFDVGADLVIVNTCTVTSATDAQSRNLVRRARRLNPRCRVVVTGCYAQVDPEALRAIPGVSLVLGNDEKKDFLQWIEKSVDGQVVQVSPIREITEASVLSTTVFAERSRAFVQIQNGCDAFCSYCIIPYARGRSRSVQPEEVVAQVAGLVEAGYPEIVLTGIHIGGYGTDLTPSLTLTDLVRRLESGTSVRRLRLGSLEPTEITDELIELVAGSSVICPHFHIPLQAGDDQVLRRMNRHYQTAFFRDLVQRIHRRLPQAAIGLDVIAGFPGETEDEFANTLALVESLPVSHLHVFPYSRRPGTPAASMAAQVPSALARERAARLRAVGEEKTRIFARRFVGQTLEVVVEGGGRNGWRKGLTTNYLQVHFRGGDDLPDKTLRVRLTGLEGEGLVGELA; translated from the coding sequence ATGAACGGCCGTGTCTCATTGACCACCCTCGGCTGCAAGACCAACCAGTTCGAGTCGGCTGCCATGGAGGAGCATCTGCGGCGAGCCGGCTACGAGGTGGTTCCCTTCGATGTGGGCGCCGATCTGGTCATCGTCAACACGTGTACAGTGACCAGTGCCACCGACGCCCAATCCCGCAACCTTGTGCGGCGAGCCCGCCGGCTCAATCCCCGTTGCCGCGTGGTGGTGACAGGGTGCTACGCCCAGGTCGACCCCGAGGCCCTGCGGGCCATTCCCGGCGTGTCCCTCGTGCTGGGCAATGATGAGAAGAAGGACTTTCTGCAGTGGATTGAAAAGAGTGTGGACGGCCAGGTCGTGCAGGTCTCCCCGATTCGGGAAATAACCGAAGCCTCGGTGCTGTCCACCACCGTCTTTGCCGAGCGCAGCCGGGCCTTTGTGCAGATTCAAAACGGCTGCGACGCTTTCTGTTCCTACTGCATCATTCCCTATGCCCGTGGGCGCAGCCGTTCCGTGCAGCCGGAGGAGGTCGTCGCTCAGGTAGCCGGTCTCGTCGAGGCGGGCTACCCCGAGATCGTCCTTACCGGCATCCATATCGGCGGCTACGGCACGGACCTGACCCCCAGTTTGACCCTGACGGATCTCGTCCGCCGGTTGGAATCGGGCACCTCCGTGCGCCGTCTGCGGCTGGGCTCGCTGGAGCCGACGGAGATTACCGATGAACTGATCGAGCTGGTGGCCGGCTCGTCCGTGATTTGTCCCCATTTTCACATCCCGCTGCAGGCCGGCGACGACCAGGTCCTGCGGCGGATGAACCGTCATTACCAGACCGCTTTTTTCCGGGATCTCGTGCAGCGCATTCATCGACGTCTGCCGCAGGCGGCCATCGGTCTGGACGTCATCGCCGGTTTTCCGGGCGAAACCGAGGATGAGTTCGCCAACACCCTCGCCCTGGTTGAAAGCCTGCCCGTCAGCCATCTGCATGTTTTTCCCTACAGCCGCCGTCCCGGTACCCCTGCGGCCAGCATGGCCGCGCAGGTGCCTTCTGCCCTGGCCCGTGAAAGGGCCGCGCGTCTGCGAGCTGTTGGAGAAGAGAAAACCCGAATCTTTGCCCGGCGTTTTGTCGGCCAGACCCTGGAAGTCGTGGTCGAAGGAGGCGGGCGGAATGGCTGGCGAAAAGGTCTGACGACCAACTACCTGCAGGTGCATTTCAGGGGAGGGGACGACTTGCCAGATAAAACGCTGAGGGTTCGTCTCACTGGCCTTGAGGGCGAGGGACTGGTCGGCGAACTGGCCTGA